atgaacacctttctctgaatcacacagagaatcttgaccttagctttcctagcaacagcagcaacactcaatctcccagaacacctctcaggaaaagttatcgctctacccacactaggtttttcaaagcttcttttgaGAACAGTCAGAGAACACTCTTTGTagtcacaacactagcactctagcttctcaaaaaggtaagtgagaagtaactctgatgttccttaaataggggttccggaaattaggtcaaaaactgaacagtcgcgcccaactgaccaggataatcgattgtcataattgataatcgattatcacataaacttttacaaaaatatttttctcgctgtgataatctattatcagccaggataatctattatcagctggtgataatcgattattccataggcttttctcaaaattcagttttaactaagataatcgattatcactaagaataatcgattattccagtgagttttgcaaataaataaaattctcttaGTGCTCTACTACTTGGGttttgccttttgactcttgacatgctaatttaactattttaaataacatacacatattaCAAGACCTAAACAATTAAACCCTTAAGTCTTCAATGCATCTCTTGAATcaaagcattcttttaagtcttcaacatttttccatacatcatcatcaagtcttccatacttcttcataagtcatcatcatcatcaaaactccttattggaggaagatgtccatcttcttctttttgtcaacattAATCTCCTTTTCCTATAACATCAATCCATTCCAGTTGTTTTCATAAGgttttatatgataaaatagaagaaatagGATAAGCATTTTTTTGtgttgaaacaaaattttctcaatAGTTAGAGTTATTGACTTGATGATGATAATCTTTCAAGTATTATAGTGGTTTTCTAGTTTTAATGGATCGCTTGTAACTTCTATCATCttgtttcttttcattctttgGCACCATAAACTTGTTGAATTTATGACAAGTGCACCATTATCATCTATTGTTTAAAAGTAAGAGTATCAAATCCACAAGGACCTTGTGTAATACTAAGAACTACCTCCACTTTATACTAGtaagtataaaataaatgataatatataaatagagatTAAATAACAAAAGCTTAAAATAGAAGTTAAAATTAAACACTACATTATTTTGGGCATTTTTTAAATGAGAAACTTAGTCAGAAATAAATATACGATATAAATATGGTGGGATTAGACTTGACTAGTTTACGCTATTGTTTCATTAAGCTGATGAATACAAATTTTCCACTTCTTCATTGCCATCAATCCTTACCACTAAAAGTTATACTTCAATATTGTAGAGCAAACCCTAAGTTTTACCTTGTTGAATTATAGTTCCTTGTCAACTCAATTCAAAAATCTTAcatcactagtgcaaaatttcttttttacctcgccttatatgtctcggttggccaggaaccgaagcatataatggcgcggtggcatttttgcaattatagccaagttttatgcctcggttcacctaacacccgaagccaaagagtggtataggcctcggttcgcCCAAAACTGGTGCCAAAGAGTGCTTAGGCCCCGGTCCAGCAAGACCCGATGCCAAAAAGGggtatatggcttcggttgttaagggaaccgaagccataggatTTATTTAGGGTTCCAATTTGGCGAACCCCCTTTTTCTTCCCCGCGACTACAAGAGCAAGAAGCCAACGAATCGGCACACCGAGATCCGTTCCGGCAGTGCTGGCGTAGAAATCGGTGAGAGCGAGCGCGATGACACAGTTAGGGTTTCTGGCGATGAAGACGGGGAGGGGAAGACGATGAAAGAGTTCATAGATCTCGAATTGTGGAGCAGGAAGGGCGCATGGAGAGATTTCAAAGACATCGCGGCGAGTTTTTGCGGTGCAGCTTCTGAATTCAGCAAGCGATTGATGAACTGGAAACGAAAGCTGAATCCGAAAAGAAACCACCGCCACAGCGACGTCGCCGGCGCAAACGTTTGTTCGGTCGAAAAGCTTGGGTTTAAGTCATTGCGGGAGACGCAATCAGAGGTTGGAGAATACAATTTCACGTTGGGTAGAAGATCGTGCGACACTGATCCGAGGCTATCCGTTGATGAATCACGGTTTTCGTCCAAAGCTCCTCGAGCTTCCTGGGATGGTTCTTTGATTGGGAAAGCATACCATAGGGTTTCCCCCATGGTTCGTGTTGGTGATAAGGTTTTGGTTGGGGAAGAAGAAAAGGGAGACGTGACTTTGGAGAATGGCGAAGAATGTTGTCCTGGTGGTTCTACTCAAATGAAGCATTACTATTCTGATTGGCATAGGAGGAGGAGGAGTTTTGATAGATCAAATTCTCGTAGGAAGTCGATAATGGGAGATGTTGATGAATTGAGAGTGATATCTAATGATAAAGTTTCTCCAGCCACAACCGAGTTGTTCTATGGGGCGAAGGTGTTGATCATTGAGAATAGTTTGAGGGATGTGAATTTGAAATCGTCTGATAGTGTAATGGGGTCTGGTTCCAAGGTTGATGCTTGTGATGTTGCAATTGAGGATGGTCAACAGGGATTGAACAAGTTTCACAGTAGGTTATGGAGTAAGTTGGGGTTATTGCAGAGGAGAAGGGAAGATATGTTGGGAGAAGGTGATTACGGTGGTGGTGATGTGGTTAACAAGCTACTTGCAGAGTCTTGGCAGAAAAGAGGGTTTTATGGCTTCGGTCTCTCTGCAACCGAGGCAGAACCACGAAaataaccggggccaaaagcctTCACTGCACTGGTGCATTAAGTTCAAGGATTTAAAGATGATCAGTAAGTCATTTCTAAACAAATGATTTATTGTTTGTCTTATCTTAGGTCCAAGAACTTATAAGGATTTGACAAAACTTCTTACAACTTCAACTAATTTATGGTTGATCACAATAAATAGTGATCATAACATTAAAGaccaaataaaaagaataatatagcattacaaataattaatatggaAAAATGTACAAGACAATTTGGTGACTACATCTAACGTcaaggaaaaaacaaattaactaCTCATGGAGTTGAATAACATGAAATTATACAAAAGGATGAAGAAGAAATGGAGGTGGAAATCATGGATAGTGTCTTTAGTGGATGGGTATTGTAGCCTTCTCTTCCCTATTTCATTCCCTTTTTCTCCCTTCATAGATTATATTTCTAGCCAAAAAGAGAGCATTCCATAAGTGACTCATTCAGCTAGAACTTGGTTTTGTTGGACAAAGTTTGTAAGCAATGTTCTCATGCTTTCTACCTACAAATCTTGTTGGACGAGACCTGACGCTCAAGATATGTTGCTCTCTGGTTTATGGTTTGGTTGAGCAAAGATTGTATTAGTGTGAAACAAACTCTGACTAAGCAAGGAAAAGAAGAGATGTTTTGCACTCTCCTCTAAGCTAAGCGTAGATcgcataaaatattttgttgttgaaCCTCCCTTACAAGTAATCTAACCTTTGTTAGCAACTTATCCAAGAACTCCATCCTAAAAAATGTGTCTTGGGATTACCTTAGTGCTCTATAACACTTTCAATACACCGCCTTCTTCTCTTCCAATGTTTCCCTACAACATAGGTAGACTTAATCGAACATCCTCATCTTTCTTCCATATCCAGGTATTTGAGcatcattttctaaaacttcAACTATTTAATGTTTAAAGAAATTGTTCCTCCTGAGCTATCCCCGTACAAATCTTACTCTTctccaaattaaatattatgccCAGATGCTCTCTTGCCGGTGTCCTACCTCTACATTTAACCCATGTCCCCACCCCCCAACTCTTCACTTCCCCATCCCCAAGAAAACCCTTTTCAAATTCACCACCATGCTTGGAATTTTAAGGAAggaaatataaaacaaacacacCAAAAGTAAGCTTAGGAAACCTGCCTTTATATTATAGGTGTTTACCCTTCCATCTGGACAAACTCTTACGTATATTTTGTATCACACAATTCCAAAGTCGGTGTTTGCTCGAGTTCTCCCCAATGAGATTACACAAAAAATACTCTTAATATTACAATTGAGTTTTATCAATCTGAGTTATAGTATCTTAATAACAAAGGTAACAAGATTGGGAGATGCATATGAATTGTAGTTAACTGGAACATATGGATtcaaaagaatatattattttcaagaaGCATAGGATAGATGCAGAGGAGGTTTTCACACTTGTGTAGATAAAGCCATGGAATTGGACGAGTCATACCAAACAATCATGGGCTTCAAATAGCTTCAAGGAGGGACAGAGGACGTGAACATGCAATGTACCATCTTATCCCACTTTTGGAACATGTGTAGGGATACTAGATTTGATATATGTTTCTTGCTCCATGTTCTTTATGAAAAGAGCTTACACATGTGTAGAGAGTTGACATCTCTAACCCATCTAATACACTTTTATACACTATCCACAAATCAAGTGGATTTTGTTTGGTCAATAACCTTTGAAAGTACAACCATCAACCTTTTTAATAGAATCTTAAcaagtatattatatatatatatatatatatatatatatatatatatatatatatatatatatatatatatatatatatatatgtgtgtgtgtgtatgtatttcCTACCAAAACGGACAGTAGTCATTAATGCCTTGGAGGCAACCCTTTAAGAGTTGATGTTATGAAAACACAATGATTCCTTTAAGCAAAAGTTCCTTTATAATAAAATTCCCTTTTTTTGGAAAACAATTATCTAGTTTTCTATTATATcaacattattattttgataaaccATTATATCTCCATTACAGGTCGAGAATAAAGTTTTAAGATATTGAGATTTCCATTTAAAGAGGCTAATCCTTTCTGGAAAGTAGTTTACACTATTGGTTAGTTATAgactattatttaattttcttaataaatgtttggaaattatatttaaaatagtttcttCTTGACTACATTAAACTTGAAACTATAATagtgaataaaaattaatttaatgattttaaaattagacaaaaagtcatttttaattaatagacaataaaaatatgtttacttAAAAGGAtgttttatcttatatttaaaataataacttaatatTATACAGTGGGGACgacttaattactatttttaaataaaacttgcTTACATGGTCCACTTATAAAAGATAATCACCATTATTTTCCAATTTaaacattaacattcaacaAATTGACCAATCAGAAGACAATTGGTTGGTCACGTTCCAGAAAGGCTGACTATAGCAACTAGGTATATATTAAAACATGGAATTATTCATGAAATTATATAGAGATAAGGAATTATCCACCTTCCAAAGTGGCACCAAATGGAATTCGGGTATTATCAGGGTGCTAAGTTGTGTTATTTGGACATTGGTTAGTTTATTATGATCACCTACAAATTCTGTAATTTaacttcttttaaaatttcttataaatgCAGCTTCTGCCATTTCTTAGCACACATGATTTGTCGCAGATACATAGGGGAAGTTTATGCTGAAAAGTGAGATTAAGGAGTAGAAATTCCATTGCAACATGATGTGGGGATGTCCACACTATGTAAGTACatgttcataaatattttttttaaagaattatgcGAGAGAAATAGGAAATAAAAGTATatctaaaaaactaaaattaattaaaaaaattatataactttttttttttaattttcacttttaatttgcATAAGCTTATTTTAgcttttacatttatttattttcctaataagtgttcataagagaattatctaaacaatttaaatgggttgtaataattaaaaaattgtttataagtaGAAAGTTCTtgctttataaatatattttataatatttagtcAGACCTGATCTTATTTATAAGATTGTATCGAAAATGTATTTTAACGTTTTTCAGATAGTCTAGTCAGATCACTTGTTGTCACATAATATTATTCTAAACTTTCTACTAtagaaaataacttaatttgCAAAACATTTTTTTGGGATTGGATTAAGGTTTGACTCAATTTCTAGAAAAAACAAATCATTAATATGATGTTTAGatgaaaattaaagtaatttcataaagtataaaatttacatttttctgtaattgattgaaatttattgaaagttTCTCATTAATGAATCTCAATTGCAAACAAAGCGAAAACAAATAACTAAATGGGTAGTGATATCCAACAAAATTGATGGATTCtaatcatttttattcaattttaaagagAACATTaccatattataaaaaataacgaaaataatATGGGTAGGCATCTCCAAGTTTAAAAGCTTACAAAAACCTGGAAGAGGGTAAACtgaatttatttctaaaaatattgttttgtataaaattatagaaaggAAGTAAATTTATATGGACAAGTGTTTCATTTTTGTAAGTGTAGAATACCAAAGAATATCCACCCATTTTTCACTTTATTATAAAGTTAAATGCTTTTTGTGTCACATTCTAACAATAGCAGGTTTGTAAAGACATTAAGGTTGATATAATTGGTGTAGTGGTTTTTGTGTCTCTTGTTATAGGTAGGCATGTTATTTGTTGTTCAAATCTTGTAACTTGTAACTGGTTCAGTGTACTATACTAATGCAACATATTATGGCCAACACAATTGCAAAGGTTCTTTAAGGACAGAGATAATGATGGAAACAGCTTCTTCTTCTGACTCTTCCATGTTTTTAAGCTTCAGTGACCCTTTCCCAACCAAAGAACAATACCAATTACATTCATCTACACCTTTTTCATCCACAAAACAGGAGCCTCTGGAAATGATTCCGGATGATCATGTTGTTCACAACCAGTTACACGCATCAGATTACAATCTGTTATGTGACTACGAACATGATTTCAATTATTCGAGGCATGTTACCACGCTATCATCTGCAGAATCAGCTCCATTAGTTAATGGGAACAGTTTGCATTTTGATGGCTAGCTTGTTTCGGGATTCCTTTAAAATTCatcaaattaataaagtttatcTTACTACATAATTGCTTAACTTTAACATGTTACAGCTTAAATTTACTTCAGTCTTGTTTAGTGTGTTAACTTTTTGACaagtagagatgacaaataaacctgCCTCCGTAGGTATTGTCCCAACTCATTCTCGTTTTGACGGAAAATTTCCGCATTGACTCGGTACgtgtagagatggcaaataaatccgtCTCCGTGGGTATTGTACGAACTAGTCCccattttgacggggaatccccgcattgactgggtatggttacgggtatggggaatcctcgactttttcaattaggtatggggatggttatggggatgtacatatccccgccataatacccgtccccgccatatctccgtcatcatttaaattattaaaatattcacaattaattaagtaaccctatatatatatatatatatatatatatatatatatattcaattttttatttattctaattatttggtttgtcatgaaactcattctcatttccaatatatttttcatctcatcgtaacatttatgtaattatgttaaaatgatgtatgtcaattaaaaaaaatttatgtctcatatttgaatatttctattattttttaatatttttatttattgtatattttcctttcacatgagtatgtttaatactctcaatttaagtgtttaatagcataaacctttcatttactaggtaatataaaaaaaatttacttatttttattaattgttgtttcatttgaagaattcttttgctttgctaaaacaattatttctcaaccattgagtatatatatgttgatatttgaaaagtgttcgtagatgtctaaggtatttttcatcttatcatacctttaattatacactcatttttctttgtgcgatttctttcaatagtttctcaaattgtttctaagacatacatttgttaattttttaatatttttatttgttgtttattttcaccatgtagaatactatttcaatattttatctaattattttttgttttctaactcattatatcaatcatactgtaatttttcactataattgtataaataacttttctttactacaatattaaaatttaacgtaattgccatgaatatttttttatcaccatccaacatatattggagttcaaaagatacaattagagatgacaaataaactcgttcccgttttgacgggaatccccgcattgactgggtatgggtatgggtatggggaatccccgactttttcaattgggtatggggatgggtatggggatgtacatatacccgccatattacccgtccccatttaaattattaaaatattcctaattaattaaataaccacacatctatatatatatatatatatatatatatattattttttatttattctaattatttggtttgtcatgaaactcatttgcattttaattatatttttcatcttgtcatgatctttatgtaattatgttcaaaatatgtatgttaattaaaaaaaattatgtctcacatttgaatatttctattatttttaatatttttatttaatgtatattttctttcacatgaaaatgtttaatactctcaatttaagtatttaatagcacaaacatttcTGTTTACtacgtaatataaaaaaaaatcatttacttattattcttattattagtttttgtttcatttgaataacttttttatttcactaaaacattttttgttatttctcaactactgagtatatatgttgatatttgaaaagttttcttagatctctaagatatttttcaacttatcatacccttaattatacatttgttttcttttgtgcgatttcttttaatagtctctcaaattgtttgtaaacatttgttaattttttaatatttttatttcttgtttattttcattatgtataatactatttcaatatattttatttaattattttttattttttaactcattatcaatcagactataattttttcactataattatataaataacttttatttactacaatataaaaatttaatgtaattgtcattaatatttttttatcaccatccaacataattgaagttcaaaagatacaagatctatgttaaaattttataattatgattattatttgttctttgtatcattttgatcaagtaatatattataacttttattaatgtataaaaaagagattcattagaatttaaaatattgaagtaaacaaacatttaaaatatattttaatttgaatatttgtttccttttatatttctttaaaagtatttttaaatttcatcaactaggtttcattaatgtttgcaaatttaataaatgtgttggttctcatgaaattttatttggtattataatctaaaatgtaaataattataatttattttaaacttttattatgattattatttgttcttt
This region of Vigna unguiculata cultivar IT97K-499-35 chromosome 5, ASM411807v1, whole genome shotgun sequence genomic DNA includes:
- the LOC114184654 gene encoding protein OCTOPUS-like; this translates as MEINEPLDRRLDPEEALIRERDFLNHLNNLKSFTITMLSPSNGYKRFFRENCENWQPGVKCFNVEDMKGSNLANPLFLPRDYKSKKPTNRHTEIRSGSAGVEIGESERDDTVRVSGDEDGEGKTMKEFIDLELWSRKGAWRDFKDIAASFCGAASEFSKRLMNWKRKLNPKRNHRHSDVAGANVCSVEKLGFKSLRETQSEVGEYNFTLGRRSCDTDPRLSVDESRFSSKAPRASWDGSLIGKAYHRVSPMVRVGDKVLVGEEEKGDVTLENGEECCPGGSTQMKHYYSDWHRRRRSFDRSNSRRKSIMGDVDELRVISNDKVSPATTELFYGAKVLIIENSLRDVNLKSSDSVMGSGSKVDACDVAIEDGQQGLNKFHSRLWSKLGLLQRRREDMLGEGDYGGGDVVNKLLAESWQKRGFYGFGLSATEAEPRK